A region of Fibrobacter succinogenes subsp. succinogenes S85 DNA encodes the following proteins:
- the hisI gene encoding phosphoribosyl-AMP cyclohydrolase yields the protein MKFEDLIKEVKFEVEFGGVKLAPAIVQDADKGDVLMMAWMNEEALRRTHECGEMVFWSRSRKEYWHKGDTSGNVMTVVEWAADCDSDALLFKVRMKGPQVACHTGARSCFFKTCDK from the coding sequence ATGAAGTTTGAAGACTTAATCAAAGAAGTAAAGTTCGAAGTGGAATTCGGTGGCGTGAAGCTCGCACCGGCAATCGTTCAGGACGCCGACAAGGGCGATGTGCTGATGATGGCATGGATGAACGAAGAAGCACTCCGCCGCACGCACGAATGTGGCGAAATGGTGTTCTGGAGCCGTAGCCGCAAGGAATACTGGCACAAAGGCGACACCAGCGGAAACGTGATGACGGTCGTCGAATGGGCCGCCGACTGCGACTCCGACGCACTGCTTTTCAAGGTGCGAATGAAGGGACCGCAGGTCGCTTGCCACACAGGCGCTCGCAGCTGCTTCTTTAAAACATGCGATAAGTAA
- a CDS encoding glutamate-5-semialdehyde dehydrogenase, protein MTQNNVNLEKYSDELANNAKNASKKIRTLSAEKRAAVLARVAEILRAKKPEILAANKIDLEAAAGKLDDSKMDRLTLNDARIESMAKGAEEIAAFTDPLGRVLESRELKNGIKISRVAVPIGSVFFIFESRPNVTIDGACLCFKAGNAVILRGGKESLNSAKCLAGIFHQALEENGVDKDAVQLVTETSHDLVGMLLQRNDCLDLVIPRGGERLIRAVVEQSKIPVIKHFNGICHVYVDKSADMEKAVNILINAKTQRTCVCNAMECVIIDRHIDDANVKKLIDCLADRGVELFGNKDAQSHDSRIKDIGDDSNYHHEYLALKASVKFVDNVEEACDHIEKNSSRHTEAVVAEDASVQDYFVANVDSSSVMVNASTRFADGGEYGLGAEVGISTDKLHARGPMGVESLCSYKWILRGNGQVRG, encoded by the coding sequence ATGACACAGAATAACGTTAATTTGGAAAAATACTCTGACGAGCTCGCCAACAACGCAAAGAACGCGAGCAAGAAAATTCGTACATTGAGCGCTGAAAAGCGCGCAGCCGTGCTCGCACGTGTTGCAGAAATCCTCCGTGCAAAGAAGCCGGAAATTCTCGCCGCCAACAAGATTGACCTCGAAGCAGCCGCCGGCAAGCTCGACGATTCCAAGATGGATCGCCTGACTTTGAACGATGCCCGCATCGAATCCATGGCCAAGGGTGCCGAAGAAATCGCCGCATTTACCGACCCGCTTGGCCGCGTTCTTGAATCTCGTGAACTCAAGAACGGCATCAAGATTAGCCGTGTCGCTGTGCCGATAGGTTCTGTGTTCTTTATTTTTGAAAGCCGCCCGAACGTGACGATTGACGGCGCTTGCCTTTGCTTTAAGGCGGGCAATGCCGTGATTCTCCGTGGCGGCAAGGAATCGCTAAACTCTGCTAAGTGCCTCGCCGGAATTTTCCACCAGGCTCTTGAAGAAAACGGCGTCGACAAGGATGCCGTGCAGCTCGTGACCGAAACGAGCCATGACCTCGTGGGCATGCTCTTGCAGCGTAACGATTGCCTCGACCTCGTGATTCCCCGCGGTGGCGAACGCTTGATCCGCGCCGTCGTAGAACAGAGCAAGATTCCTGTCATCAAGCACTTCAACGGCATCTGCCATGTGTACGTGGACAAGTCCGCCGACATGGAAAAGGCAGTGAACATTCTCATCAACGCCAAGACGCAGCGCACGTGTGTGTGCAACGCCATGGAATGCGTGATTATCGACCGCCACATTGATGATGCAAACGTCAAGAAGCTCATTGATTGCCTCGCCGATCGCGGTGTGGAACTCTTTGGCAACAAGGATGCCCAATCGCACGACAGCCGCATCAAGGACATCGGCGATGATAGCAACTACCATCACGAATACCTCGCCCTCAAGGCAAGCGTCAAGTTCGTCGATAACGTCGAAGAAGCCTGCGACCACATCGAAAAGAACAGCAGCCGCCACACAGAAGCCGTTGTTGCAGAAGATGCAAGCGTTCAGGACTACTTTGTCGCAAATGTCGATAGCAGCAGCGTCATGGTGAATGCCAGCACACGCTTTGCAGACGGTGGCGAATACGGTCTCGGTGCTGAAGTGGGCATTTCTACGGACAAGCTCCATGCACGCGGCCCCATGGGCGTCGAAAGCCTCTGCAGCTACAAGTGGATTCTCCGTGGCAACGGACAGGTTCGCGGATAA